Genomic segment of Mucilaginibacter sabulilitoris:
GGAAGCGCCTATGGTCCTTACCTTGCCATCTTTAATCAGTTGATCATAAGCTTTAAGTGTTTCCTCAACAGGAGTGGAGGCATCATCATAATGCGATTGGTAAAGGTCGATGTAATCAGTTTGCAGTCGCGTTAATGAATCTTCGGCCGCTTTAATAATGTAATCTTTTTTAAGCCCCTTTTTACCAGGACCTAATTCGGCACCTACTTTAGTGGCAATAATCACTTTATCGCGCTTACCGCTTTGCTTAAGCCATTTACCTATTTCCGTTTCTGATTCGCCGCCAGTATTACCCGGTACCCAGGCCGAATAAGCATCGGCAGTATCAACGGTATTAAAGCCTGAATCTAAAAATGCGTCGAGCAAAAGAGCATTATCGTTGCCTTTAACGGTCCACCCAAACACATTACCGCCAAATACTAAGGGTGCAGTTTTTATGCCCGAGTTACCCAATTCACGTTTTTCCATAGTCATAAAAATATAAGTTGATAATAAAAGCCATGGCAACAGTTAATTGTTTGTCAGTATTATGAAATATTAGGTAATAAGAATGTTATGATAGCGTGCGTGTTTATATAATATATACGAAAAGGTATTAAATAACCATTTGGTTATTCAAATGGTGTTATACGCATATTTTTAAGGTGCTATACGCATATTTTTATTTTATAACCATAGTGACATTTGATAAAAAAATATCACAATGAAAAATAAATTTTTGGTGGTTTGTATAATGAGTCTATTTTCAGCCACAACCCTGTTTGCTTATACCGGTCCAAAAGCCGATGCCGATTATACTACTGTAATCCGCGATTTTATTGATAGCCACATGAACTCCAATTATAAAAAACTGAATAAGATTTTGGATGAAAATTCAAGTGTGAAAATACCCCGTGGCGAAAAGGTAATTCAGCAAAACAAATCAAGTATTATTGATGCGCTGAAAAACGTATCGGGCACACAGCAAAATTGCCAGTCGAATTACGAGGTAATTGCTAAAAGCGATGCTTTGGTAATTGCCCGGGTTGATTTTACCTATCAGGATAACATACAGCATAATTACCTTATAGTTGAAAAAAACGATAATAAGGAGTGGAAAATCACACAGGTTTGCAAAATGTTTGATGACATTGAAAATCCGGGTAATGGTGCTCCGGTAACGGCCAAAACCAAGCTTAGTGACTGATCTTATAATATAAACTCACCGGGCTTTTTTAGTTAAAATGGTTTCGATGATACTTAATCACCCCAAAAGGGTGATTTTTTTTATTTTATTTAGCTTTATTTTGAATTTAAATTGCGGTAATACTGCAAACTATTTAAACTGTATTTAATTGAACAGGAATTTTTTATACCGGATGATTGTGCTTGGGTGGATGGCCTGGCTTTGTTTGATGCAGGTTCACCCGGTTTTTGCCCAAAAATATACGTTTGCACATTATGATATTGAGGATGGACTGATACAATCGCAGGTGAATAAGTTTGGGATGGATAAAGATCACCGCTTATGGATAGCCACATTTGGCGGCGCCTGCCGTTTTGATGGGAAGGATTTTACAGGCTATTCCAGGCAAAACGGTTTGCCTAATAATTATGTAAGCACCGTTTTTTCTGACAAGGAAGGGCGTACCTGGTTTGGTACCATTAATGGGCTGGGTATGCTTTATAATGGAAAAATTAAAAATTATAGTTCGGCAGATGCTTCAAAAAATAATGTGGTTACCAATATAGCCCAGGATGGGGCAGGAAATATCTGGGTGGTGATACGTTTTAGCTTGTTTAAAATTGTGGGCGATAAAATGCAGCCGGCATTACTTGATGACAGTGTTAGGGTAACTACCATAGCGGTAGACAATACCGGAAAACTTTATGCAGCCCTATATAAGAAGGGTATATATTGTTTAACCGGCAATAAGTGGTCATGCTCAACTCCCTTTAATGCGCAATATGAACATATTGTAGTAAAAAAGATATTGTTCGACAAATTTGATAAACACAAAGTATACCTTTTAGCCAAGAACGGACTTTATTACATTAGCGGTAACCAATTAATGCCTTATGCTCCTAAACAAATGGCAACAGTAAAAGGACAGTTGCTCTGTTTGGCACAGGATGCTTACCGTGATTTATGGATTGGTACCGATAATGGCGCGTACTGCATTGATAATGATGATTATGAAATAATTCACTACAATTCGTCTAACGGGCTTACTGATAACTCCATAGCCGATATATATAACGATGCTGATAATAACTTATGGCTGGGTAGTTTGGGTAACGGCGTGTATCGCTGCGAGGGGAATAAATATGTAACCTTTGACGGTTCGCAGGGTATGCCCGATTCAAAAATAGTAATGGGGCTTACCAAAGATTGGAACGGTGATATTTTATTGGGTGCCGATGGGGGTGGGTTAATACGGTACGATGGCAAAAAACTAACCGACATTGCTACCCCGGTAACGCCAAAATATTTAAAAGGGATACAATGCCTGTACACCGATAAAAATAAAACCACCTGGATAGCAACCAGCATGGCCGGGTTATGGCAATATGATCAAAAAGGTTTCAGGTTAATAAAAGGAAGTGAGGATATAGGCTTTAATGGCATTACCGCCGATAGCAGTGGCGTAATATGGTTAGCTACATCAGCCGGTGCATGTTATTACGAAAAAGGGACTTTGAAACAATTGAGCGGAATTTCAGAATTTGCATCGTCATTGGTAGTAAGCGGTCGCGATTCGGTGTTCATAGGTACGCAAAATGGAATTGTACTATCGGTAAATAAAAAGGTAGTAAACACGTTTAGTCAAAATTCATTTAAAAACTCCGCTATTCTGGCTATGATCAGGTACAGGGGCTTGATGCTGATTGGCACTGATGATCGTGGTTTGTTTGTCTGGGATATGAAAAACGGGCATGTGAAAAATTATACAACCCATGATGGCCTTAAAGCCAATGCCATATACAGCCTGCTGACCGATGAACAGGGTAAACTTTGGATAGGCACGGGTAAAGGAGTAAACAGGATGCAGTTTGATGCCAATAACCAACGGTTTACAGTTATTGATAATACGGGTTCAAAAGAACCTATATTTGAAACTAATCAAAATGCCATTCTTTACAAAGATCACCAGGTTTGGGTAGGTACCACCAAATCAGTAATGGTTTATAATACACGGGTAAAAATGCAGCCATCACCACCGCCGCATATACTTATTGAAAATGTAAAACTAATGCCACAGATAGGCAGTAATACCGACACTAATTACACCTACTTAACCAATAAGGCACGGTTAAATTATAACCAAAACCATTTGGCAATTTCTTTTATGGGTATTTATTTAAAAAATCCAGATGGCGTGTCATACCGTTATAAGCTTGTTGGTTTGGACAGTAGTTTCTGTGCGCCGGTAAAAAACAATATTGTGGAGTACCCGTCGCTGCCTCCGGGTAAATATACCTTTAAAGTTAAGGCTATAAGCCCCGATGGTAAGCTATCAGCCGGAACGGCCAGTTTTAGCTTTGAAATTGTTCCGCCATTTTATAAAACCCTTACCTTTCAAATATCAGCGGTTTTATTTTTTGTTTTAATAGGGTTTGGGCTGCAGAATGTATGGCACCATAACAAAATACAACGGCAGCAGGTTATTGAGGCCATGAAACAGGAGGAGAAAATAAAGATAAGGCAGCAAACAGCTGAAGATTTTCACGACGATCTTGGTAATAAACTCACCCGTATATCCATACTTTCCGAAATTCTGAACGCAAAGATTGATCAGAGTAAATCCGATCAGCGTGGTCTTGTTGAGCAGATTAAGCAAAATGCCGCTGCGCTTTACAATGGCACTAAAGACATTTTATGGGCTCTTGACCCCAAAAGCGATAACTTATACGAAACATTGATGCATATTAAAGAAATTGGCGCCGAACTTTTTCAGGATATGCCTGCCGAGTTTGAGTTTGAAGGTATTGATGAAAGCTTACAGCAGATTAAGTTGCCTATGGAATATAGCCGCAATATTACGATGATATTTAAGGAATCGTTAAATAATGTACTTAAACATTCTGAAGCCAGCCATGTTGCATTGCAATGGACATATTCTGATAAAAATGAGGTGAGCGTGCGCTTAACTGACGATGGCAAGGGCTTTACTTGTGAAACCATTACAAAAGGCCACGGTATGCATAATATAAAAGCAAGGGCTAAACGTATAAATGCCGAGTTGCTTATTGTTTCACGAGAGGGAAAGGGTACATCTGTTGAATTGAAGTTCAGAAAAAATGCTGCGGCCTAATTAAAAATTATTATGGAACGTAATATAAAAATAACCATTATTGAGGATGACGAAACCATTAGAAACGGTTACGCCTACTTAATTGGCGCTACAGAAGGGTACGAAGTGGTAAGTACATATTGCTCTTATGACGAGGCTGCCAAAAAAATTGCTATCGACCGTCCGGAGGTTATATTGTTGGATATCGAACTTCCCGGTACCAATGGGGTTGATGCCATTCCCAAATTAAAAAAGCTGCTGCCGCAATGCTTTATACTGATATTAACAGTTTATGAATCAGAGAAATTAATATTCAATGCACTGGCCAACGGCGCATCGGGTTATTTAACCAAAAACGCACCATCGGCCAAGATAGTTGAATCAATTAAGGAGGTAAAAGAGGGTGGGGGCCCAATGAGCATCAATATTGCCAAGCTGGTGATCCGTTCGTTTCAAAAAAACCAGGAGTCGCCCCTGTCAAAGCGCGAAACGCAGATACTTGAACTCATAGGAGATGGTAAAAGCCGCAGTCAAATTGCCAAGGATTTGTTCATAGATCTGGAAACCGTACGCAGTCATATCAAAAATATATATGTTAAATTGGATGTGAACTCCCGGGCCGACGCTATAAAAATGGCCAAGCAGAACAAGCTGATCTGAACAAAGTGCTGTTGTTGATACCTATTTGTATTGTTTGTATATTTATGTCATATAATTGGGTAACAATGTAATATACGGATTACAATTCGCCATATGGATTTTAAGCATTTTCTCCCATCGCCTGTTTTAAGCGCATATGTAAAGCACTATTATATCTTTGAATCAGATTCAGATACTGAATTTGAAGATACCGTATTTCCGAGCGGAGATATGGAAGCCATTTTCAATCTTGGCGAGGGTATATGGGAGTCGGCAGTTGGAGACGAATACTTGAAAACACCCAAAATAGAACTATGGGGCCAGATCACAAAACCCCTGCCTATAAAATCAAAGGGCAGGCATACCATGCTGGGTATTAAATTTTTCACCCATTCGGCGGCATATTTTTTCAATGATGAGATTGGGGTATTTAATGACCATATTTTTGATCTGGGTGATATTTTAGGCAGCCCGGTAAAAACATTACATGCCCAACTTTTAGAAACAAAAGATCAACTCAAAAGAATAGAGCTGGTTGAGTTTTTTTTGTTAAAAAGGTTAACAGGTAACCAAAAAAAATCATTCAAGGTTGATAAGGTGGCGAACATTTTAACAAGCATAAAGAAAAACCCGGCAGAAAATAACCTGGGGAATATTGCAACAAAACATGGTATTACACCTCGCTATCTGCATAAATTAATCTATCAGCATACAGGTCTTTCTCCAACATCATTTAATAAAATAAACCGTTTTCAGTTTAGCCTTAAGCTTATTGCTAAAAATGAAATGCCTTTAACCTCTGTTGCTTACAGCAGCGGTTATTTTGATCAATCGCACTTTATAAGAGATTTTAAATCATTTACCGGGGTTACTCCATCTGCTTATCTGGAAAACATAACACCCGTTAACCAGCTATTGATGCAATAATTATAAAACTGTTCCGGTTTGTACAATTCTAAAGTTTTTTGCTGCAGTACTTTTGTTTTAATTAATTATTAAACAAATAAATTTTTATTGTATGAACGCTTTTGAAACATTTGCACAGCTACACCAAAATTCAACCCCATTTTTAATAGGTAATATATGGGATGTAAATAGCGCAAAGCTATTTGAGGCCAGTGGTTATAAAGCTATTGCTACATCCAGTCAGGCGTTAGCAAATTCGTTTGGTTATGATGATGGCGAAAAATTACCGTTTGAAATCCTGCTCCAGTTAGCTAAAAGAGTAGTTGAGGTGGTTCAGATCCCTTTTTCTGTTGATATAGAAGGTGGGTATAGCCGCACAATTGAGGGCATTACCGCCAATATAAGCAAACTGCATGATGCCGGTGTGGTTGGCATAAACCTGGAAGATACCCTTCCCGGCGCTCCGCGCCAATTGCAATCTGTTAATGAGTTTGAAAAAATACTATCTGCGGTAGCTGATTACATTAGCCAAAACAATCTGCAGCTGTTTTTAAATGTCAGAACCGATGGGTTTTTGCTTGGTATGCCAACTGCGCTTAATGAAACACTCGTCCGGATTAAAAGTTACGAAAGCTCAGGGGCTAACGGTGTTTTTGTAC
This window contains:
- a CDS encoding response regulator transcription factor encodes the protein MERNIKITIIEDDETIRNGYAYLIGATEGYEVVSTYCSYDEAAKKIAIDRPEVILLDIELPGTNGVDAIPKLKKLLPQCFILILTVYESEKLIFNALANGASGYLTKNAPSAKIVESIKEVKEGGGPMSINIAKLVIRSFQKNQESPLSKRETQILELIGDGKSRSQIAKDLFIDLETVRSHIKNIYVKLDVNSRADAIKMAKQNKLI
- a CDS encoding sensor histidine kinase — encoded protein: MNRNFLYRMIVLGWMAWLCLMQVHPVFAQKYTFAHYDIEDGLIQSQVNKFGMDKDHRLWIATFGGACRFDGKDFTGYSRQNGLPNNYVSTVFSDKEGRTWFGTINGLGMLYNGKIKNYSSADASKNNVVTNIAQDGAGNIWVVIRFSLFKIVGDKMQPALLDDSVRVTTIAVDNTGKLYAALYKKGIYCLTGNKWSCSTPFNAQYEHIVVKKILFDKFDKHKVYLLAKNGLYYISGNQLMPYAPKQMATVKGQLLCLAQDAYRDLWIGTDNGAYCIDNDDYEIIHYNSSNGLTDNSIADIYNDADNNLWLGSLGNGVYRCEGNKYVTFDGSQGMPDSKIVMGLTKDWNGDILLGADGGGLIRYDGKKLTDIATPVTPKYLKGIQCLYTDKNKTTWIATSMAGLWQYDQKGFRLIKGSEDIGFNGITADSSGVIWLATSAGACYYEKGTLKQLSGISEFASSLVVSGRDSVFIGTQNGIVLSVNKKVVNTFSQNSFKNSAILAMIRYRGLMLIGTDDRGLFVWDMKNGHVKNYTTHDGLKANAIYSLLTDEQGKLWIGTGKGVNRMQFDANNQRFTVIDNTGSKEPIFETNQNAILYKDHQVWVGTTKSVMVYNTRVKMQPSPPPHILIENVKLMPQIGSNTDTNYTYLTNKARLNYNQNHLAISFMGIYLKNPDGVSYRYKLVGLDSSFCAPVKNNIVEYPSLPPGKYTFKVKAISPDGKLSAGTASFSFEIVPPFYKTLTFQISAVLFFVLIGFGLQNVWHHNKIQRQQVIEAMKQEEKIKIRQQTAEDFHDDLGNKLTRISILSEILNAKIDQSKSDQRGLVEQIKQNAAALYNGTKDILWALDPKSDNLYETLMHIKEIGAELFQDMPAEFEFEGIDESLQQIKLPMEYSRNITMIFKESLNNVLKHSEASHVALQWTYSDKNEVSVRLTDDGKGFTCETITKGHGMHNIKARAKRINAELLIVSREGKGTSVELKFRKNAAA
- a CDS encoding isocitrate lyase/PEP mutase family protein, whose product is MNAFETFAQLHQNSTPFLIGNIWDVNSAKLFEASGYKAIATSSQALANSFGYDDGEKLPFEILLQLAKRVVEVVQIPFSVDIEGGYSRTIEGITANISKLHDAGVVGINLEDTLPGAPRQLQSVNEFEKILSAVADYISQNNLQLFLNVRTDGFLLGMPTALNETLVRIKSYESSGANGVFVPCITSKDDIKQVVEATKLPVNVMCMPNLPDFAELGELGVKRISMGSFLFSKVYDSARQLLKSIDEDNNFSSIL
- a CDS encoding AraC family transcriptional regulator, giving the protein MDFKHFLPSPVLSAYVKHYYIFESDSDTEFEDTVFPSGDMEAIFNLGEGIWESAVGDEYLKTPKIELWGQITKPLPIKSKGRHTMLGIKFFTHSAAYFFNDEIGVFNDHIFDLGDILGSPVKTLHAQLLETKDQLKRIELVEFFLLKRLTGNQKKSFKVDKVANILTSIKKNPAENNLGNIATKHGITPRYLHKLIYQHTGLSPTSFNKINRFQFSLKLIAKNEMPLTSVAYSSGYFDQSHFIRDFKSFTGVTPSAYLENITPVNQLLMQ